Proteins encoded by one window of Borrelia puertoricensis:
- a CDS encoding variable large family protein, with the protein MKRITLCALLMILFLLLSCGSGHQSANGGGAATGGSSLSSVLMDVGRSAENAFYSFLELLSDTLGFRITKDTKKSDVASYFNSLGDKLGQASDELEKVAVKTTAGSDKDSLLNKVIKDAVDSAKTTLNTLKTHLDSLKDIGDNDKVGDAASNAGQGTTPADNELKKALKALQEIVKSAKEKGVKEPEAGITTLQANGGADNKDGAKILSTNGAATATDAGKAAAILATVSGEEILASIVASQEDDQALGVAADANTTALKFAKGGSADNLSNSANSKAAAVAGGIALRSLVKTGKLAAGADDNATGGGKEVQGVGITAANKLLVAVEDIIKETVKNVLKTAKEKIDEARAPKEAAQQ; encoded by the coding sequence ATGAAAAGAATTACTTTATGTGCGTTATTAATGATTTTATTTTTACTTCTTAGCTGTGGTAGTGGACATCAGTCTGCTAATGGTGGTGGGGCTGCTACAGGAGGCAGCAGTTTAAGTTCTGTTCTCATGGATGTAGGTAGAAGTGCTGAGAATGCTTTTTATTCTTTTTTAGAATTACTCTCTGATACATTAGGATTCAGAATAACTAAAGATACAAAGAAGAGTGATGTAGCCAGTTATTTTAACAGTCTAGGTGATAAGCTTGGACAAGCATCAGATGAATTAGAAAAGGTAGCAGTAAAAACAACAGCAGGTTCTGATAAAGATAGCCTATTAAACAAGGTAATTAAGGATGCAGTTGATTCTGCTAAGACTACTTTAAACACATTAAAAACTCATTTAGATTCTTTAAAAGATATCGGTGATAATGACAAGGTAGGCGATGCAGCAAGTAATGCTGGGCAAGGCACAACACCAGCTGATAATGAATTGAAGAAAGCTCTTAAGGCTTTGCAGGAGATAGTAAAATCAGCAAAGGAAAAAGGTGTGAAAGAGCCAGAAGCTGGAATTACAACATTACAAGCAAATGGAGGTGCAGATAATAAGGATGGGGCTAAAATATTGTCTACAAATGGAGCTGCAACAGCAACAGATGCAGGTAAAGCCGCAGCAATACTAGCAACAGTAAGTGGTGAGGAAATATTAGCTTCAATAGTTGCATCACAAGAAGATGATCAAGCGCTAGGAGTTGCGGCAGATGCAAATACAACTGCACTAAAGTTTGCTAAGGGAGGATCAGCTGATAATCTATCAAATAGTGCTAATTCAAAGGCAGCAGCTGTAGCGGGAGGAATAGCGTTACGTTCATTAGTTAAGACAGGTAAATTAGCAGCAGGTGCTGATGATAATGCTACAGGGGGAGGGAAAGAAGTACAAGGCGTAGGGATAACCGCAGCAAATAAACTTTTAGTAGCAGTAGAAGATATAATTAAAGAGACAGTAAAGAATGTGCTTAAAACAGCAAAAGAAAAAATAGATGAGGCAAGAGCTCCAAAAGAAGCAGCTCAGCAATAA
- the bdr gene encoding Bdr family repetitive protein, whose product MGLAQPVITQQMVIAELTKAGINRDIAIDLSYRYYKNELTYKDIEYLETTFNLKLEKVEETLQADIRDLENNLNTKIDTKFNELDNKIDVNKMELKSTLRLHGWMFGTLITLNIGIFLALMSLLVK is encoded by the coding sequence ATGGGACTTGCTCAACCAGTAATTACTCAACAAATGGTTATAGCAGAACTTACTAAGGCTGGTATAAATAGAGATATTGCTATTGACCTGTCTTACAGATATTATAAAAATGAGCTTACTTACAAAGATATTGAGTATTTAGAGACCACTTTTAACCTTAAGCTTGAAAAGGTAGAAGAAACTTTACAAGCCGATATTAGAGACCTTGAAAATAATCTTAACACTAAGATTGATACTAAATTTAATGAACTTGATAATAAGATTGATGTTAACAAAATGGAACTTAAAAGCACATTAAGACTTCATGGTTGGATGTTTGGAACTCTAATTACCCTTAATATAGGAATATTCTTAGCATTAATGTCATTATTAGTGAAATAA
- a CDS encoding variable large family protein: MIFLSCGSGSISAEDPKTTFLNSIANLGKGFLDVFTSLSDMVAGAFGIKADTKKSDIGKYFTDIENTMTSVKKKLQEEVAKNGNYVKIKEVVDTFITDTLDKIAEGAKEASKGATTDTVIGNAVHNQDAVAADVASVNSLVKGIKIIVDVVLKDKEGDPTATKTAEAEKKSIGKLFAKKDDDRAQEAEAAAASASIGAVTGADILQAIAKSKEDPKVNDAEGIEKATDAAEIAIAPAKDDKKEIKEAVAQKDAVIAAGIALRAMAKDGKFTAKNNEEKSAHAVNGVVASAVGKTLSTLIIAIRNTVDSGLKSISDALVTVTQEDKSADSSTPTDATVSGK, encoded by the coding sequence ATTATATTTCTTAGTTGTGGGAGTGGTAGTATTAGTGCTGAGGATCCTAAAACCACATTCTTAAACTCTATTGCTAATTTAGGTAAAGGGTTCTTAGATGTTTTTACTTCACTTAGTGATATGGTTGCTGGGGCCTTTGGTATTAAAGCTGACACTAAAAAGAGCGATATTGGGAAGTATTTTACTGATATTGAAAACACTATGACATCTGTTAAAAAGAAGTTACAAGAGGAGGTTGCTAAGAACGGAAATTATGTAAAGATAAAGGAAGTTGTTGATACGTTTATTACTGATACATTAGATAAAATTGCAGAAGGAGCAAAGGAGGCATCAAAAGGGGCTACAACTGATACTGTTATTGGGAATGCTGTACACAATCAAGATGCTGTAGCAGCAGATGTTGCAAGTGTAAATTCACTTGTTAAAGGGATTAAAATTATTGTTGATGTAGTTTTAAAAGATAAAGAAGGAGATCCCACTGCTACTAAGACTGCAGAAGCTGAAAAAAAATCAATTGGTAAACTTTTTGCAAAGAAAGATGATGATAGAGCTCAAGAAGCTGAAGCTGCTGCAGCTAGTGCTTCTATTGGGGCTGTAACTGGGGCTGACATTTTGCAAGCTATTGCTAAATCCAAAGAAGATCCTAAAGTTAATGATGCTGAAGGAATTGAAAAAGCTACAGATGCAGCTGAGATTGCTATTGCTCCGGCTAAAGATGACAAAAAAGAAATTAAAGAGGCAGTAGCACAAAAGGACGCAGTTATTGCTGCTGGGATTGCACTTCGGGCAATGGCTAAGGATGGTAAATTTACTGCTAAGAATAATGAAGAGAAATCTGCTCATGCAGTTAATGGTGTTGTTGCTAGTGCTGTTGGTAAAACTTTAAGTACCCTTATTATTGCTATTAGAAATACTGTTGATAGTGGATTAAAGTCAATTAGTGATGCTCTTGTTACAGTTACACAAGAAGATAAGTCTGCAGATTCTTCTACGCCTACAGATGCAACAGTTAGTGGAAAATAA
- a CDS encoding Vsp/OspC family lipoprotein, whose amino-acid sequence MKRITLCALLMTLFLLSSCNTSGNATKDGQAAKSDGTLIDLVTITKNIKDSVDFAKDVKDVHTLVKSIDELAKAIGKKIKDDGTLENEVGKNGSLIAGVHSVVSAVKTRLEKLEKQNGVSNEVKTKITEVKNKAETFLGKLKDNHNDLGKNEVGDDDAQKAIDRTNQPNGDKGAKELGELNTAVDALLTSAEAAVTAAISALTTPFKPFNT is encoded by the coding sequence ATGAAAAGAATTACTTTATGTGCATTATTAATGACTTTATTTTTACTTAGCTCTTGTAATACTTCTGGGAATGCTACTAAAGATGGGCAGGCTGCTAAATCTGATGGTACTCTTATTGACCTAGTTACAATAACTAAGAACATAAAAGACTCTGTAGATTTTGCTAAAGATGTTAAAGACGTTCATACCTTAGTTAAGTCTATTGATGAGCTCGCTAAGGCTATTGGGAAGAAAATTAAAGATGATGGTACTTTGGAAAATGAAGTGGGTAAGAATGGATCCTTAATTGCAGGAGTGCATAGTGTAGTATCAGCTGTAAAAACTAGATTAGAAAAATTAGAGAAACAAAATGGAGTTTCTAATGAGGTTAAAACCAAGATTACTGAGGTTAAGAATAAAGCTGAGACATTCTTAGGAAAATTGAAAGATAATCATAATGATCTTGGGAAAAATGAGGTTGGTGATGATGATGCACAAAAAGCTATAGATAGAACTAATCAGCCTAATGGAGATAAAGGAGCCAAAGAACTTGGTGAGCTTAACACAGCAGTAGATGCGTTGTTAACATCAGCTGAAGCTGCAGTAACAGCTGCAATTAGTGCTCTTACAACTCCTTTTAAACCCTTTAACACCTAA
- a CDS encoding Vsp/OspC family lipoprotein, with protein sequence MKRITLCALLMTLFLLSSCNTSGAATKDGQAARSDGTIIDLVTITNNITDAVAFAKGVTEIHTLVKSIDALAKAIGKKIDANGLTTENAHNGSLIAGAYSVIEAVDTKLGTLAGKVGLSSDLKAKITVAKTASTAFLTTVKGANADLGKENASDDDTKKALVTNNADKSKGAKELGELNTAIDALLKDANDAVTAAINALTTSAKP encoded by the coding sequence ATGAAAAGAATTACTTTATGTGCGTTATTAATGACTTTATTTTTACTTAGTTCTTGTAATACTTCAGGCGCTGCTACTAAAGATGGGCAGGCGGCTAGATCTGATGGCACTATTATTGACCTAGTTACAATAACTAATAACATAACTGATGCTGTTGCTTTTGCTAAGGGTGTTACAGAAATTCATACTTTAGTTAAGTCCATTGATGCACTAGCTAAGGCTATTGGGAAAAAGATTGATGCTAATGGACTTACTACCGAAAATGCTCATAATGGATCTTTAATTGCTGGAGCATATAGTGTGATAGAAGCTGTGGATACTAAATTAGGAACATTAGCAGGAAAAGTTGGCCTCTCTAGTGATTTGAAGGCAAAGATTACTGTCGCTAAAACAGCAAGTACAGCATTTTTAACTACAGTGAAAGGTGCAAATGCTGATCTGGGTAAAGAAAATGCTTCTGATGATGATACAAAGAAGGCTCTTGTTACAAACAATGCTGATAAATCTAAAGGAGCTAAAGAGCTTGGTGAGCTTAATACAGCTATTGATGCGTTGTTAAAGGATGCTAATGATGCAGTAACAGCTGCAATTAATGCACTTACAACTTCTGCTAAACCTTAA
- a CDS encoding variable large family protein, with the protein MITTTFYSPKSEYRESFDTLIYTEEFSSLGVKNQNTLSQLVGSCIAYPTIFLTSIANLGKGFLDVFTSLSDMITVAFGIKAETKKSDIGKYFTSIETAMNTVKKKLQEEVAKNGNYLKLKTVVDTFITNTLDKIADGAKTVASGAAGNPISEVVRSNAASDGPAAESVKNLVKGIKEIVDLVLKDGDAQADKTTPVDDDKKNIGKLFGAETTADSKGAEEKHVAAASASIGAVTGADILKAIAAADPSATKGGKVSEATDAAALALAKGTATANEDQLGDSAKKDAIIAAAIALRAMAKDGKFIVKDTAANKTEAESAKGVAASAVGKTLSTLIIAIRNTVDSGLKTISEALATVTQEDKSADSTTPADATASGQKQ; encoded by the coding sequence ATTATTACAACAACATTTTACAGTCCCAAGAGTGAATATAGAGAGTCATTTGATACGCTTATTTACACAGAAGAGTTTTCTTCTCTAGGAGTAAAGAATCAAAATACATTATCTCAGCTTGTAGGTTCATGCATAGCATATCCGACCATATTCTTAACTTCTATTGCTAATTTAGGTAAAGGGTTCTTAGATGTTTTTACTTCACTTTCTGATATGATTACTGTTGCTTTTGGAATTAAGGCTGAGACTAAGAAATCTGATATAGGCAAATACTTTACTTCTATTGAGACAGCAATGAATACAGTTAAAAAGAAGTTACAAGAGGAAGTTGCTAAGAATGGGAATTACTTAAAACTTAAGACAGTCGTTGATACGTTTATCACTAACACATTAGATAAAATTGCTGATGGGGCTAAGACAGTTGCTAGTGGTGCTGCAGGTAATCCTATTAGTGAGGTTGTCAGATCTAATGCTGCTAGTGATGGTCCTGCTGCCGAAAGTGTAAAGAACCTTGTTAAAGGGATTAAAGAAATTGTTGATTTGGTTTTAAAAGATGGTGATGCACAAGCAGATAAAACTACCCCAGTTGATGATGATAAAAAGAATATTGGTAAGTTATTTGGAGCTGAGACTACTGCTGATAGTAAGGGAGCTGAAGAGAAACATGTAGCGGCTGCTAGTGCATCAATAGGCGCTGTAACCGGGGCTGACATTCTAAAAGCTATTGCTGCTGCTGATCCTAGTGCTACTAAAGGTGGTAAAGTTAGTGAGGCTACGGATGCAGCTGCTCTGGCTTTAGCTAAGGGTACTGCTACTGCTAATGAGGATCAACTTGGAGATTCAGCAAAGAAAGATGCAATTATTGCGGCAGCTATTGCACTGCGGGCAATGGCTAAGGATGGTAAATTTATTGTTAAGGATACTGCTGCAAATAAAACTGAAGCTGAGTCTGCTAAAGGAGTTGCTGCAAGTGCTGTTGGTAAGACTTTAAGTACTCTTATTATTGCTATTAGGAATACTGTTGATAGTGGTTTAAAGACAATTAGTGAAGCTCTTGCTACAGTTACACAAGAAGATAAATCTGCAGATTCTACTACACCTGCAGACGCAACAGCTAGTGGACAGAAGCAATAA
- a CDS encoding plasmid maintenance protein, which produces MNSNAKALSYIKPLKDYHNRYYKILSILRYFQNKAIKYNQTFILNTLNIFLLKDSLKQITLRTLRKDLTFLCNKGIIKKTLLRLGEGNGSYIRYTVTKYSVKNLKRLLKAQQEIIEHDANKVFIFTKETQKKPFKNRRFKIFKSKNATKNVSHNITNNKYINNKEKIEKESKNKIINNTDYLIKNVSKWKTMRYLDKIEANANKKRYEKSVISTKEWLEVLKIENNPNKGIEKK; this is translated from the coding sequence ATGAATAGCAATGCAAAGGCACTGTCCTACATAAAACCATTAAAGGACTATCATAATAGATATTACAAAATACTATCAATACTTAGATACTTTCAGAATAAGGCAATTAAGTATAATCAAACATTCATTCTAAATACATTAAACATTTTTCTACTTAAAGATAGTCTTAAACAAATTACACTTAGAACCTTAAGAAAAGATTTAACATTTCTATGCAATAAAGGCATTATTAAAAAAACTTTATTAAGACTAGGAGAAGGAAATGGCTCATACATAAGATATACAGTAACTAAATACAGTGTTAAAAACCTAAAAAGACTACTTAAAGCTCAACAAGAAATCATCGAACATGATGCTAATAAAGTATTCATATTTACAAAAGAAACACAAAAAAAACCCTTCAAAAATAGGAGGTTTAAAATTTTTAAATCTAAAAATGCAACTAAAAATGTCAGTCATAATATAACTAATAATAAATATATAAATAATAAAGAAAAAATAGAAAAAGAAAGTAAAAATAAGATAATAAACAATACAGATTATCTAATAAAAAATGTGTCTAAATGGAAAACAATGAGATACTTAGACAAAATAGAAGCAAATGCAAACAAAAAAAGATATGAAAAAAGCGTAATAAGCACAAAAGAATGGTTGGAGGTCTTGAAAATTGAAAATAACCCTAACAAAGGTATAGAAAAAAAATAA
- a CDS encoding DUF226 domain-containing protein codes for MKSSLRRLRDKKQEIDEKKRINNIFTKIENTNNQTIYHTKILQDFYAFGIDKNNNDKFFLILRELFKEKLCKFHLFSTKDDDKFLGIHYGYRKPIKNIVTRYEKNGITKTYTFSKVHYIEFRFKKGSVFCYVKGIYYFFRKEKSNTKYCKTLLAIIQRLERQVYEFYNKKLPDGGVITKWIKKNLK; via the coding sequence ATGAAAAGTTCTTTAAGAAGATTGAGGGATAAAAAACAAGAAATTGATGAAAAGAAACGGATAAATAATATTTTTACCAAAATAGAAAATACAAATAATCAGACAATATATCATACAAAGATTTTACAAGATTTCTATGCATTTGGAATTGATAAAAACAACAATGATAAATTTTTTCTAATTTTAAGAGAATTATTTAAGGAAAAACTTTGTAAATTTCACTTATTTTCTACAAAGGATGATGATAAATTTTTAGGCATACACTACGGATATAGAAAACCAATAAAAAATATTGTAACTCGATATGAAAAAAATGGTATTACAAAAACATATACCTTTTCGAAGGTCCATTACATAGAATTTAGGTTTAAAAAAGGTAGTGTGTTTTGCTATGTTAAAGGGATTTATTACTTTTTTAGAAAAGAAAAATCAAATACAAAATACTGTAAAACATTACTTGCAATAATACAAAGGTTAGAAAGACAGGTATATGAATTTTATAATAAGAAATTGCCAGATGGGGGTGTTATAACTAAATGGATAAAAAAAAATCTAAAATAA
- a CDS encoding ParA family protein yields the protein MDKKKSKIITIASLKGGVGKSTTSIILANLLSHQYKVLLIDTDDQAATTSYYFDELEAQNVDVTKTNIGKVIKDGLDINENIINIDNNIDLIPSYITVDELNGDYYYNNRHLAVEFALKSKLNSVIDSYDYVIIDTNPKRNFTLKIALISSHCVISPMTAEKWAVEGFETLREFVKEVAGIPVFIVITRFKKNITHKRLMEIVSVKNGFLGAISEREDLNKRIGCNEKFDFTKDYIIEYSKILDSVLLKLKN from the coding sequence ATGGATAAAAAAAAATCTAAAATAATTACTATCGCAAGCCTTAAAGGTGGAGTAGGTAAAAGTACAACTTCGATAATACTTGCAAATTTACTATCACATCAATATAAAGTTCTTTTAATCGATACAGATGACCAAGCCGCTACTACAAGTTACTATTTCGACGAATTAGAAGCACAGAATGTTGACGTTACCAAAACAAATATAGGAAAAGTCATAAAAGATGGTTTAGACATTAATGAAAATATTATTAATATTGATAATAATATAGATTTAATACCTAGTTATATCACTGTGGATGAATTAAATGGAGATTATTACTATAACAATCGTCATCTGGCTGTTGAGTTTGCATTAAAGTCAAAATTAAATTCTGTAATCGACAGCTATGATTATGTCATAATTGATACCAATCCTAAAAGAAATTTTACATTAAAGATTGCTTTGATCAGTAGTCATTGTGTAATATCGCCAATGACAGCAGAGAAATGGGCTGTAGAAGGATTTGAAACATTAAGAGAATTTGTAAAAGAGGTGGCGGGTATACCTGTGTTTATTGTTATAACAAGATTTAAGAAAAATATTACTCATAAACGGTTAATGGAAATAGTAAGTGTTAAAAATGGATTTTTAGGTGCTATAAGTGAAAGAGAAGATTTAAATAAGAGAATAGGTTGTAATGAAAAATTTGATTTTACAAAAGATTATATTATTGAATATAGCAAGATATTAGATTCTGTTTTGTTAAAATTGAAAAATTAG
- a CDS encoding chromosome replication/partitioning protein, producing the protein MNKKNLDLKINKRISDNNVNYIIDKSNENQRKEEFDHLVRQLKNNIKSEIYNVIDTMKILKKINDNKLYVEGGFNSFKGFLSEFKLAKTQSYEYIKLATAIETGLLEEDFITLNGIRASIRYIKTKTNGVARQSRQNPIKPLRFQLKNQESYDFYKRNAKLTGFILDNLFLGKRDWLSEFIKEFKSIKGEK; encoded by the coding sequence ATGAATAAGAAAAACCTTGATTTAAAAATTAATAAGAGAATTTCAGACAATAATGTCAATTATATCATTGATAAGAGTAATGAAAATCAAAGAAAAGAAGAATTTGACCATTTAGTTAGACAATTAAAAAATAATATTAAATCAGAGATATATAATGTCATTGATACTATGAAAATTTTGAAAAAGATAAATGATAATAAGCTTTATGTAGAAGGAGGATTTAATTCTTTTAAAGGTTTTTTATCAGAATTTAAACTCGCAAAGACCCAATCTTATGAATATATAAAATTGGCTACTGCAATTGAAACAGGTTTACTTGAGGAAGATTTTATTACTCTTAATGGAATAAGAGCTTCTATAAGATATATTAAAACCAAAACGAATGGAGTGGCAAGGCAGTCGAGACAAAATCCAATAAAGCCATTAAGATTTCAACTTAAAAATCAAGAAAGTTATGATTTTTATAAAAGGAATGCAAAACTTACAGGGTTTATATTGGATAATCTTTTTTTAGGTAAAAGGGATTGGCTATCAGAGTTTATAAAAGAATTTAAAAGTATAAAGGGTGAAAAGTAA
- a CDS encoding DUF244 domain-containing protein: MKNRILKVIGREIPFEDSLSMRKGKELENLGFREFVRMNVDNIEVLHKNKYANGIDKYNYFKKVKGCETLVDSTIDGWFVNIAGEAELLEIKVSDNFYLKSSAIEYNKNGNFLEDKYFFKYYVQVQMQLLCTGLDKGNLFFIIGGEAINCVIDKSDDFISYIMTEVSRLEREVSSIAQSLKSNSDIDIKNIDLDELSDIIRDFLKNNFVYEELCYVDFRLEFLEFVKSSQLEIDEDEILNLSRRLVEINALQSEIDKVEEETKKAHGLEFSRLTKLIKDKFKFQIDDLYRKFSLNEHINYDFGGNLFYLDMSKRAIKDIV; encoded by the coding sequence ATGAAAAATAGAATACTTAAAGTTATAGGAAGGGAAATACCATTTGAAGATAGTTTAAGCATGAGAAAGGGAAAGGAGCTAGAAAACCTAGGATTTAGAGAATTTGTTCGTATGAACGTGGATAATATTGAGGTGTTACATAAAAACAAATATGCAAATGGTATTGATAAATATAATTACTTTAAAAAAGTTAAGGGATGTGAGACATTAGTTGATTCAACAATTGATGGATGGTTTGTAAATATTGCTGGAGAAGCCGAGTTACTTGAGATCAAAGTTAGTGATAATTTTTACTTAAAAAGTTCAGCTATTGAATACAACAAGAATGGTAATTTTTTAGAAGATAAATATTTCTTCAAGTATTATGTTCAAGTACAAATGCAGCTACTCTGTACAGGTTTAGATAAGGGAAATTTATTTTTTATCATAGGTGGAGAGGCTATCAACTGTGTAATTGATAAGAGTGATGATTTTATTAGTTATATAATGACTGAGGTTTCAAGATTGGAGAGAGAAGTTAGTAGTATTGCCCAGTCTTTAAAATCAAATAGTGATATTGATATTAAAAATATTGATTTAGACGAGCTTAGTGATATTATCAGGGATTTTTTGAAAAATAATTTTGTATATGAGGAGTTGTGTTATGTGGATTTCAGACTTGAATTTTTAGAATTTGTAAAATCAAGTCAACTTGAGATTGATGAAGACGAAATTTTGAATTTAAGTAGACGTCTAGTCGAGATTAATGCTTTGCAATCTGAAATTGATAAGGTAGAAGAGGAGACTAAAAAGGCTCATGGTTTAGAGTTTTCTAGGTTAACAAAACTTATTAAAGATAAATTTAAATTCCAAATAGATGATCTTTATCGTAAATTTTCTTTAAATGAACATATAAATTATGATTTTGGTGGGAATCTGTTCTACTTAGATATGAGTAAGAGAGCTATTAAGGATATAGTTTGA
- a CDS encoding Mlp family lipoprotein, with protein MPSWTNPKETFQNFVIWVSSDIRKQKELTLAFTDAYNFLDEKRQQYKVQYDFKQYLEDGILTNMHDHGDGKYGISTQVDIKNKEIQGIYPNDVCIIKTNLILSFFKNILEDISTASESITTHEEMLTIMINIIRNETNLLKKEWSKETN; from the coding sequence TTGCCTTCGTGGACTAATCCAAAAGAAACATTTCAAAATTTTGTTATATGGGTTTCAAGTGATATCAGAAAACAAAAAGAATTAACTCTTGCGTTTACTGACGCTTATAATTTTTTAGATGAAAAAAGACAACAATATAAAGTTCAATACGATTTTAAGCAATATTTAGAAGATGGTATTCTTACTAACATGCATGATCATGGAGACGGAAAATATGGAATATCTACACAAGTAGATATAAAGAATAAAGAAATACAAGGCATTTATCCGAATGATGTATGTATTATCAAGACAAATCTTATATTGTCATTCTTTAAAAATATTTTAGAAGACATAAGTACCGCAAGTGAAAGTATCACAACTCATGAAGAAATGTTAACAATTATGATAAACATAATAAGAAATGAAACAAATCTATTGAAAAAAGAATGGTCAAAGGAAACAAATTAA
- a CDS encoding Mlp family lipoprotein: MNKINFILVLLLLISSCEYEYGNATPKSRSKRDLSNEREQVEKTPEDLLKERLNDTEKSNLDFLKEALGDKEKFNQLLNLDEEKIKSALKHINDELAKCNGENSKNEKTTFKTLIKEYFKSNSNDLDNFKEQTSSTCNGRGS, encoded by the coding sequence ATGAATAAAATTAATTTTATTTTGGTTTTATTACTACTAATTAGTAGTTGTGAATATGAGTATGGCAATGCTACACCTAAAAGTAGAAGCAAAAGAGACTTAAGCAATGAAAGAGAACAAGTAGAAAAAACACCTGAAGACCTATTAAAAGAAAGGTTAAATGATACTGAAAAATCAAATCTGGATTTCTTAAAAGAGGCCTTGGGTGATAAGGAAAAGTTTAATCAACTTCTAAATCTAGATGAAGAAAAGATAAAATCTGCACTTAAACATATAAATGATGAACTTGCAAAATGTAATGGAGAAAATTCAAAAAATGAGAAAACAACTTTTAAAACCTTAATAAAAGAATATTTTAAAAGCAATAGTAATGATTTAGATAATTTTAAAGAACAAACATCAAGCACATGTAATGGAAGAGGAAGTTAA
- a CDS encoding DUF603 domain-containing protein: MNRVKKSLDDYVVYFREGKLNDARIAKELGVSRVNVGKMRRRWEEIKDDPEYITGAAKFTICEDTLNNILFHASQSTAQARDLKSQFSMAKSMLGLEFINSFSRYLELELKTHNYKIEELESQISNLYKKTLSKKVAHSEEESRELEELKLKLDEFKRERELRKMSLCYKTMLKLKATGTDVRSKLQI, from the coding sequence ATGAATAGGGTAAAGAAATCATTAGATGATTATGTTGTGTATTTTAGAGAAGGGAAGCTTAATGACGCGAGGATAGCAAAAGAGCTTGGAGTTAGTCGTGTTAATGTAGGAAAGATGAGACGCAGGTGGGAAGAGATTAAGGATGACCCTGAGTATATTACTGGTGCTGCTAAGTTTACTATTTGTGAAGATACTTTAAATAATATATTATTTCATGCATCACAAAGTACAGCCCAGGCGCGTGATCTTAAAAGTCAGTTTAGTATGGCTAAAAGTATGTTGGGACTAGAATTTATAAATTCATTTAGTCGTTATTTAGAGTTAGAACTTAAAACTCATAATTACAAAATAGAAGAATTAGAGTCTCAAATTAGCAATCTTTATAAGAAGACTTTAAGTAAAAAAGTTGCACATTCAGAAGAAGAGAGTCGTGAGCTTGAAGAGTTAAAACTTAAACTCGATGAGTTTAAAAGGGAGAGAGAACTTAGGAAAATGTCACTATGTTACAAGACAATGCTAAAGCTTAAAGCTACTGGTACAGATGTGCGCTCTAAATTACAAATTTAA